Proteins encoded in a region of the Diabrotica virgifera virgifera chromosome 4, PGI_DIABVI_V3a genome:
- the LOC126883690 gene encoding uncharacterized protein LOC126883690: MQEDPHKTTTKIQIKIPPFWPNDPEIGFLQVENQFTLANITSDATKYNYIVANLETVYISEVRDIIVSPPATERCVKLKSELIKRLSASQQQKIKRLLEHEELGDRRPSQFLRHLQSLAGTTVPDNIVRSLWLGRLPSSTQAILATQAKASLDAVAELADTISEAIAPSVHISEASNARESTIDKLTAELAEMKIQLASLSQAQAQTNTYRRNCSN, encoded by the exons ATGCAAGAGGACCCACATAAAACAACTACTAAAATTCAAA TTAAAATCCCACCATTTTGGCCCAACGATCCTGAAATTGGGTTCCTGCAAGTGGAAAACCAATTTACACTTGCAAACATAACCAGTGACGCAACAAAATATAACTACATAGTTGCTAATCTCGAAACAGTGTACATATCAGAAGTTAGGGACATAATTGTGTCACCACCAGCAACAGAGAGGTGCGTAAAATTAAAGTCAGAGTTAATTAAGAGACTTAGTGCATCTCaacaacaaaaaattaaaagactaCTTGAGCATGAAGAACTGGGCGATCGACGACCTTCTCAATTTTTACGACATTTACAGTCTTTAGCAGGCACAACAGTACCAGATAATATTGTAAGATCTCTGTGGTTAGGTAGACTGCCATCGTCTACACAGGCTATCCTAGCTACTCAAGCTAAAGCTAGTTTGGACGCAGTTGCCGAGCTAGCTGACACAATCTCCGAAGCTATAGCTCCTAGCGTCCACATTTCAGAAGCTTCCAACGCGCGCGAAAGTACCATCGATAAATTGACAGCTGAATTAGCTGAAATGAAAATTCAGCTAGCTAGTTTGTCGCAGGCTCAAGCACAAACCAACACATACCGTCGTAACTGCAGCAACTAA